A window from Zingiber officinale cultivar Zhangliang chromosome 7A, Zo_v1.1, whole genome shotgun sequence encodes these proteins:
- the LOC122002389 gene encoding auxin response factor 15-like isoform X2, producing MGIDLNTIDEGEEEEEEGEEEEEEIDQVPPAAASYVCLELWHACAGPRVWLPRKGSLVVYFPQGHLVRLGGVGEAEGIDLPPHLLCRVVDVTLKAEVDTDEVYAELSLAAEDKKLEQQLRDDEAGENGQVEESDGFSQSLTTQMFCKTLTASDTSSHGGFSVPRRAAEDCFPPLDYRQQRPSQEIVAKDLHGTEWRFRHIYRGQPRRHLLTTGWSAFINKKKLVSHDAVLFLLGQDGVLRLGIRRDNQLKRSTHSCAISSQEKFGTLRDVANAVSARKVFFINYDPRATQSDYVIPYRKFANSFNHSFSIGTRFRMQIDSEEAADRRYTGLITSVGELDPLRWPGSKWKCLLVRWDDELAKNGDNRVSPWDVEPTGSVLLSTVLPTTGPKKTKIYHAPDHLEPLIPNGIRCSNSGKSARFLKVLQGQEIVGLRTLYEDINGTTDMRNNVRIPIGNSGFPYQGFGESVCLHKVLQGQEIGPWKPTLQGYPTDTWSKSGPSVFSHLFGVGNNWSNRPIQEFTAIAKPPVSSAQVSSLSSVLMFQQASEQLSCSHVVHGMDKHPNGYGGNSALPPDREKQMPLVPCDIIYGSSTGIRRSEMYENTQVAKPIPENGHDDLTNAVTNCRLFGFSIPLPTRMDRSETGRPSSTDTNDETSFSLFTSQMPSTTGRLIT from the exons ATGGGGATCGATCTGAACACCATCGacgaaggagaggaagaggaggaggagggggaggaagaggaggaggagattgATCAGGTGCCGCCGGCCGCCGCGAGTTACGTCTGCCTGGAGCTGTGGCACGCCTGCGCCGGGCCGCGGGTTTGGCTGCCCAGGAAGGGGAGCCTCGTCGTGTACTTCCCGCAAGGTCACCTTGTGAGGCTCGGAGGCGTGGGCGAGGCTGAAGGAATCGATCTGCCTCCTCATCTTCTCTGTCGTGTGGTGGATGTCACTCTCAAA GCGGAGGTGGATACTGACGAGGTGTATGCTGAGCTCTCCCTGGCTGCCGAGGACAAG AAATTGGAGCAACAGCTTCGAGACGACGAGGCTGGAGAAAATGGGCAAGTAGAGGAGAGTGATGGTTTCAGCCAGTCGCTTACTACACAGATGTTCTGCAAGACCCTGACTGCTTCTGACACTAGTAGCCATGGTGGTTTCTCTGTACCTCGCCGTGCTGCTGAAGACTGTTTCCCTCCCTTG GATTATAGGCAGCAGAGGCCGTCACAGGAGATTGTAGCTAAGGACTTGCATGGCACTGAGTGGAGATTCCGTCATATCTACAGAG GGCAACCCCGTAGACATCTGCTAACAACAGGATGGAGTGCATTTATTAACAAGAAAAAGCTTGTCTCTCACGATGCTGTGCTCTTTCTTCT GGGTCAGGATGGGGTGTTGAGGTTGGGAATAAGGCGAGACAATCAACTTAAGAGAAGCACTCATTCCTGTGCTATTAGCAGTCAAGAGAAATTTGGCACACTTAGGGATGTAGCCAATGCTGTTTCTGCCAGAAAAGTATTCTTCATTAACTATGACCCAAG GGCTACTCAATCAGATTATGTCATTCCTTACCGGAAGTTTGCAAATAGCTTCAATCATTCATTTTCTATTGGAACAAGGTTTAGAATGCAAATTGACAGTGAAGAGGCAGCAGACAGAAG ATATACTGGTTTGATAACTTCAGTGGGTGAGCTTGATCCTCTTAGATGGCCAGGTTCAAAATGGAAATGCCTGTTG GTGAGATGGGATGATGAGTTAGCTAAGAATGGAGATAACAGGGTATCTCCTTGGGATGTTGAACCAACAGGTTCAGTTTTACTCTCTACTGTTCTGCCAACGACTGGTCCAAAGAAGACAAAAATATATCATGCTCCAGACCATCTGGAACCACTGATTCCGA ATGGAATTAGATGTTCCAACTCAGGGAAATCTGCAAGGTTTCTCAAGGTCTTGCAAGGTCAAGAAATAGTTGGTTTGAGAACTCTTTATGAGGATATTAATGGAACAACTGATATGAGAAACAATGTCAGAATTCCAATTGGTAATTCTGGCTTTCCCTACCAGGGCTTTGGGGAATCTGTATGTCTCCACAAGGTCTTGCAAGGTCAAGAAATAGGTCCATGGAAGCCCACTCTTCAGGGTTATCCAACCGATACTTGGTCCAAAAGTGGTCCAAGTGTCTTTAGTCACTTGTTTGGGGTGGGAAATAATTGGTCTAATAGACCAATCCAGGAATTTACTGCGATTGCTAAACCACCTGTGTCTTCAGCTCAGGTGTCATCTCTATCCTCCGTTCTGATGTTTCAACAAGCAAGTGAACAACTTTCATGCTCTCATGTCGTGCATGGTATGGATAAACACCCTAATGGTTATGGTGGCAATTCTGCTCTTCCGCCAGACAGAGAAAAACAAATGCCTTTGGTACCATGCGACATAATATATGGCTCCTCCACAGGGATTCGTAGATCAGAAATGTATGAAAATACTCAAGTGGCAAAGCCAATTCCTGAGAATGGCCACGATGATCTGACTAATGCTGTGACAAACTGTAGGCTTTTTGGATTTTCCATCCCACTGCCAACTAGAATGGATAGGTCTGAAACTGGGAGACCCTCAT
- the LOC122002389 gene encoding auxin response factor 3-like isoform X1 has protein sequence MGIDLNTIDEGEEEEEEGEEEEEEIDQVPPAAASYVCLELWHACAGPRVWLPRKGSLVVYFPQGHLVRLGGVGEAEGIDLPPHLLCRVVDVTLKAEVDTDEVYAELSLAAEDKKLEQQLRDDEAGENGQVEESDGFSQSLTTQMFCKTLTASDTSSHGGFSVPRRAAEDCFPPLDYRQQRPSQEIVAKDLHGTEWRFRHIYRGQPRRHLLTTGWSAFINKKKLVSHDAVLFLLGQDGVLRLGIRRDNQLKRSTHSCAISSQEKFGTLRDVANAVSARKVFFINYDPRATQSDYVIPYRKFANSFNHSFSIGTRFRMQIDSEEAADRRYTGLITSVGELDPLRWPGSKWKCLLVRWDDELAKNGDNRVSPWDVEPTGSVLLSTVLPTTGPKKTKIYHAPDHLEPLIPNGIRCSNSGKSARFLKVLQGQEIVGLRTLYEDINGTTDMRNNVRIPIGNSGFPYQGFGESVCLHKVLQGQEIGPWKPTLQGYPTDTWSKSGPSVFSHLFGVGNNWSNRPIQEFTAIAKPPVSSAQVSSLSSVLMFQQASEQLSCSHVVHGMDKHPNGYGGNSALPPDREKQMPLVPCDIIYGSSTGIRRSEMYENTQVAKPIPENGHDDLTNAVTNCRLFGFSIPLPTRMDRSETGRPSSTDTNDETSFSLFTSQMPSTTDRAIDHLKLGACDDLMLGLDTV, from the exons ATGGGGATCGATCTGAACACCATCGacgaaggagaggaagaggaggaggagggggaggaagaggaggaggagattgATCAGGTGCCGCCGGCCGCCGCGAGTTACGTCTGCCTGGAGCTGTGGCACGCCTGCGCCGGGCCGCGGGTTTGGCTGCCCAGGAAGGGGAGCCTCGTCGTGTACTTCCCGCAAGGTCACCTTGTGAGGCTCGGAGGCGTGGGCGAGGCTGAAGGAATCGATCTGCCTCCTCATCTTCTCTGTCGTGTGGTGGATGTCACTCTCAAA GCGGAGGTGGATACTGACGAGGTGTATGCTGAGCTCTCCCTGGCTGCCGAGGACAAG AAATTGGAGCAACAGCTTCGAGACGACGAGGCTGGAGAAAATGGGCAAGTAGAGGAGAGTGATGGTTTCAGCCAGTCGCTTACTACACAGATGTTCTGCAAGACCCTGACTGCTTCTGACACTAGTAGCCATGGTGGTTTCTCTGTACCTCGCCGTGCTGCTGAAGACTGTTTCCCTCCCTTG GATTATAGGCAGCAGAGGCCGTCACAGGAGATTGTAGCTAAGGACTTGCATGGCACTGAGTGGAGATTCCGTCATATCTACAGAG GGCAACCCCGTAGACATCTGCTAACAACAGGATGGAGTGCATTTATTAACAAGAAAAAGCTTGTCTCTCACGATGCTGTGCTCTTTCTTCT GGGTCAGGATGGGGTGTTGAGGTTGGGAATAAGGCGAGACAATCAACTTAAGAGAAGCACTCATTCCTGTGCTATTAGCAGTCAAGAGAAATTTGGCACACTTAGGGATGTAGCCAATGCTGTTTCTGCCAGAAAAGTATTCTTCATTAACTATGACCCAAG GGCTACTCAATCAGATTATGTCATTCCTTACCGGAAGTTTGCAAATAGCTTCAATCATTCATTTTCTATTGGAACAAGGTTTAGAATGCAAATTGACAGTGAAGAGGCAGCAGACAGAAG ATATACTGGTTTGATAACTTCAGTGGGTGAGCTTGATCCTCTTAGATGGCCAGGTTCAAAATGGAAATGCCTGTTG GTGAGATGGGATGATGAGTTAGCTAAGAATGGAGATAACAGGGTATCTCCTTGGGATGTTGAACCAACAGGTTCAGTTTTACTCTCTACTGTTCTGCCAACGACTGGTCCAAAGAAGACAAAAATATATCATGCTCCAGACCATCTGGAACCACTGATTCCGA ATGGAATTAGATGTTCCAACTCAGGGAAATCTGCAAGGTTTCTCAAGGTCTTGCAAGGTCAAGAAATAGTTGGTTTGAGAACTCTTTATGAGGATATTAATGGAACAACTGATATGAGAAACAATGTCAGAATTCCAATTGGTAATTCTGGCTTTCCCTACCAGGGCTTTGGGGAATCTGTATGTCTCCACAAGGTCTTGCAAGGTCAAGAAATAGGTCCATGGAAGCCCACTCTTCAGGGTTATCCAACCGATACTTGGTCCAAAAGTGGTCCAAGTGTCTTTAGTCACTTGTTTGGGGTGGGAAATAATTGGTCTAATAGACCAATCCAGGAATTTACTGCGATTGCTAAACCACCTGTGTCTTCAGCTCAGGTGTCATCTCTATCCTCCGTTCTGATGTTTCAACAAGCAAGTGAACAACTTTCATGCTCTCATGTCGTGCATGGTATGGATAAACACCCTAATGGTTATGGTGGCAATTCTGCTCTTCCGCCAGACAGAGAAAAACAAATGCCTTTGGTACCATGCGACATAATATATGGCTCCTCCACAGGGATTCGTAGATCAGAAATGTATGAAAATACTCAAGTGGCAAAGCCAATTCCTGAGAATGGCCACGATGATCTGACTAATGCTGTGACAAACTGTAGGCTTTTTGGATTTTCCATCCCACTGCCAACTAGAATGGATAGGTCTGAAACTGGGAGACCCTCAT